TCTGACAAAATATCTTTATGAACTCGAAAAGAAAAAGAGACTTATCGAGAGACAACTCCCCGTGAATACAAGTGATGATGCAAAATCGAAATTCGGTAGATATTTTATCAGAAATTATTTTGAAAATTTCTGGTTCAGATTTATCCAGCCCGATATCATCAATTTTGAAATGGGCGAGTATGACAAGATGCTTGTTACAATCAGCGACAAACTCGGTGAATATGTAAACAGCAGACTCGGAATATTCGTGAGAGAAATCTTTCATGACTATCAGAAAAGCCCTTATATCCAGTACCTCTTCCCGTTCGAAATCACGAGCGTTGGTTCTGTTTGGAACAGAAGAGATACAATTGAAATTGTTGTCGTAAGTGAATCTGCCCGTGCAGTGCTTTATGCAAATCTTGTTCTTCAGGATGAACCTCTGAACAAGTATGATGTAAATCTCGCATCCACTCAGTTCTTCAAATTCAAAAACCTTTATGCGAATTATTCGAAAAGGTATCTGTTGATTACGAAGAACGGGCTTGATGAGGGTGCTGAAGCATTCTGCAAACAGAAAAACATTTCAACGATCGACATAAATGTATTCTTTGATGCTCTCGTCAGCGACACAGTTGATGCAGATGCACAGATTATCGAAATTGTCGTTTGATCGGCTGATTTCTCAGTATTTTGGAGCTGCCCTGACCCGGCAGCTTTTTTTTTTTACTCCAACTCGCCGTATATCAGAATGTCAGTAAGATTCACACCGGTATGTCCAGTAATGACGGCTGAACCTGTCTTACCGATCCATTCACCTGAATTGCTCGACTCAAGATAACTCTCAAAATCAAGACCTCTGTTCAAACTCTCCGGAAAGGTGTTCCCATCAATAATTGCTCCTGCAAAGGATGTGGTGCCGTCTTTGCCATCCGTACCTGCCGCTAGCAACACAGCATCCCTTCCGGCTATGAGCTTTGAAAACCGCATTGCGAACTCACATGCTCTTCCTCCAATTCCCTCCCCTTTTACTTTCACACCCGGCTCTGCCCCGGATATGATCAACACAGGTAAGCCTGAAAGTCTCCGCTTTTCTTTTATAATCTGACACTTTTCAAAGAAAGCAGTTGCTGTATCTTCCACATTCCCTGTAACAGGTTCGTCACAAACCACCAAATCCATCTTCACTCCTGATGCCAGTTCTGCAAAAGTATGAAGAAATCTTCTGTTTGAGTCGATAATCTTTGTTTCAGGGATGATTTGTGTTTTTTGGACAGTGGGAAGTGTCTTTTCGACGATTGTTAAAATCCGGCGTATAAAATCAGTGTCAGCAGGTTTCGAAAATCTCTGCAGCACTTCTCCCGTTTTTCCGGCGTCTGCCTCCAAGGGAACCAGCATTCCCGATCCGATAGCCCTTACATCATCAGATAATACATCCGAAATGATGAGATTAAGAATGTGCCTTGTTTTAATATAACTGAGCAAACCCCCGCCTTTTATTTTTGAAACAGAACTCCTGACCAGATTCAAATCTTCAATTTCAATGCCCGCGTTCATTAAAATCGTTGTGAGCCGGCGTTTATCCTCGATAGTTACACCATCAACAGGGGCGACAACCATTGCAGAAGTGCCGCCTGACAGCAGATAGATAAAGAGAGAATCAGGGGGGACGGTTTTACAAAACTCAATCAGTCTTGCTCCGGCCAAAAGACTTTTTTCATCAGGAAGAGGATGCGATGAGACAAGAATTTCGAAGGAAGAAATTTTCGGCGGTTTGTCTGAATTGGTGATTATCAGCCCTCTCGATACTCTGTC
This genomic window from Ignavibacteria bacterium contains:
- a CDS encoding DUF4147 domain-containing protein — translated: MNGYSKTAPFKQEIERIFREALACHDPAVTVYNALQEHKLKLKNNRLVEIVATGKSAVEMAQGAVRFFGDRVSRGLIITNSDKPPKISSFEILVSSHPLPDEKSLLAGARLIEFCKTVPPDSLFIYLLSGGTSAMVVAPVDGVTIEDKRRLTTILMNAGIEIEDLNLVRSSVSKIKGGGLLSYIKTRHILNLIISDVLSDDVRAIGSGMLVPLEADAGKTGEVLQRFSKPADTDFIRRILTIVEKTLPTVQKTQIIPETKIIDSNRRFLHTFAELASGVKMDLVVCDEPVTGNVEDTATAFFEKCQIIKEKRRLSGLPVLIISGAEPGVKVKGEGIGGRACEFAMRFSKLIAGRDAVLLAAGTDGKDGTTSFAGAIIDGNTFPESLNRGLDFESYLESSNSGEWIGKTGSAVITGHTGVNLTDILIYGELE